From a region of the Arvicanthis niloticus isolate mArvNil1 chromosome 6, mArvNil1.pat.X, whole genome shotgun sequence genome:
- the LOC117709802 gene encoding putative butyrophilin-like protein 10 → MARAHHGDATLPSILVSFIFLQLLASGNGKSDFHVLGPPDPLLAIVGQDKELPCKLSLNISAEGMELRWYRDKPSSVVHVYKNGEDVYDEQMMEYKGRTSFNGGHVARGEAAVKIHNVTVFDNGTYHCVFKEHTSHNQATLWLKVAGRGSSPRIHVTDTQDKGIRAECTSAGWYPEPKVEWLDLKGQPVPAETHFSVTGSTGLVTVISIVTPQDRAVGGLTCSISNLLLPEKVTETYLLASLSRRPLSTESGPALSLILTALGLVSAAIACALGKCHKGHKTSQEEEDPGTRDGTELFHVSLSLDPETANPKLMVSEDQKSVKRLLFDQDVSPNSRRFDQDPCILAQERFEAGRHYWEVEVGDRRAWILGVCLESLVREGRIPKSPQHGLWALEFYKKKLQALSYPRTCLSPPEPLRRVGIFLDFEAGEISFHNSTNNSLIYVFSGFSFSGPLQPFFCLWTHDPRPLTICSVVRETKEETESSGGPDLPGDS, encoded by the exons ATGGCAAGGGCACACCATGGAGATGCTACTCTGCCAAGCATCTTGGTCAGCTTCATCTTCCTGCAACTCCTGGCTTCTGGAAACG GAAAGTCAGATTTCCACGTCCTTGGACCACCTGACCCACTTCTGGCCATAGTTGGGCAAGACAAAGAGTTGCCCTGCAAACTGTCTCTCAACATCAGTGCTGAGGGCATGGAGCTGAGGTGGTACAGGGACAAGCCCTCGTCAGTTGTGCATGTGTACAAGAACGGGGAGGATGTGTATGACGAGCAGATGATGGAATATAAGGGAAGGACCTCGTTCAACGGCGGCCATGTGGCCAGGGGAGAGGCCGCCGTGAAGATACACAATGTCACCGTGTTTGATAACGGGACTTATCACTGTGTTTTCAAGGAGCACACATCGCATAACCAGGCCACCCTGTGGCTGAAGGTGGCAG GGCGGGGCTCATCCCCTAGAATCCATGTGACTGACACCCAGGACAAAGGCATCCGGGCCGAGTGCACCTCAGCAGGCTGGTACCCAGAGCCAAAGGTGGAGTGGCTGGACCTCAAAGGACAACCAGTGCCTGCTGAGACTCACTTCTCAGTTACTGGCAGCACTGGCCTTGTGACTGTGATATCCATTGTGACTCCCCAGGACAGGGCTGTGGGGGGCCTGACTTGCTCCATCTCCAACCTCCTCCTCCCTGAGAAGGTGACTGAGACTTACCTGCTTG CCTCTCTGTCCAGAAGGCCTCTGTCCACAGAAAGCGGACCAGCTCTGTCTTTGATCCTCACGGCACTAGGGCTGGTCTCAGCAGCGATAGCCTGTGCCCTTGGGAAATGTCACAAAGGGCATAAAACAAGTCAAGAAGAAGAGGATCCAGGAACCCGTGATGGGACTGAGCTCTTCCACG TGAGTCTGTCCCTGGACCCTGAAACCGCCAACCCCAAACTCATGGTGTCTGAGGATCAGAAAAGTGTGAAGCGGCTGCTATTTGACCAGGATGTGTCCCCCAATTCCAGGAGATTTGACCAGGATCCTTGCATCCTGGCTCAAGAGAGATTTGAGGCAGGGAGACATTACTGGGAAGTGGAGGTCGGGGACAGGAGGGCCTGGATTCTGGGTGTGTGTCTGGAGAGTTTAGTGCGGGAAGGAAGGATCCCCAAGTCACCCCAGCATGGCCTCTGGGCACTAGAGTTTTACAAGAAGAAACTCCAAGCCCTCTCCTACCCCAGGACTTGCCTGTCTCCTCCAGAGCCCCTTCGGCGGGTGGGCATCTTTTTAGACTTTGAGGCAGGGGAAATCTCCTTTCATAATTCAACCAATAACTCCCTGATCTATGTGTTCTCTGGGTTCTCCTTTTCTGGTCCCCTACAgccattcttctgtctctggaccCATGACCCCAGGCCCCTAACCATCTGCTCAGTGGTCAGAGAGACCAAAGAAGAGACAGAATCCTCTGGAGGTCCTGACCTCCCTGGGGACTCCTGA